A single region of the Phycisphaerae bacterium RAS1 genome encodes:
- the frdB gene encoding Fumarate reductase iron-sulfur subunit, producing the protein MKQLPRPIQIRVQRQDARDARPYAQTFEIPYQPGMNVISCLQEIAANPVTVDGERTTPVVWDCNCLEEVCGACSMVINGRVRQACTALVDKLLTERDEIDLRPMTKFPVIRDLFVDRRRMFEALKTVRAWIPVDTYGAIGEGPKVAPEVQDTRYALSCCMTCGCCLEVCPQVNDHSEFIGPQAIGQAMLFNQHPTGEMTAAERIGALMGPGGVSDCGNSQNCVKACPKSVPLTWAIGKAGRDATLHALRSFFMK; encoded by the coding sequence ATGAAACAGCTACCCCGCCCGATTCAGATCCGCGTCCAGCGCCAGGACGCCCGCGACGCCCGGCCCTACGCCCAGACCTTCGAAATCCCCTACCAACCCGGCATGAACGTGATTTCCTGCCTCCAGGAAATCGCCGCCAACCCGGTCACGGTCGACGGCGAGCGCACCACGCCCGTCGTCTGGGACTGCAACTGCCTCGAAGAGGTCTGCGGCGCGTGCAGCATGGTCATCAACGGCCGCGTGCGGCAGGCCTGCACGGCGCTGGTGGACAAGCTGCTGACGGAGCGCGACGAAATCGACCTGCGGCCGATGACGAAGTTCCCGGTCATCCGCGACCTGTTCGTCGACCGCCGCCGCATGTTCGAGGCGCTCAAGACCGTGCGGGCGTGGATTCCGGTCGATACGTACGGAGCGATCGGCGAGGGGCCGAAGGTCGCCCCCGAAGTGCAGGACACGCGCTACGCGCTCTCCTGCTGCATGACCTGCGGCTGCTGTCTGGAGGTCTGTCCGCAGGTGAACGACCACAGCGAGTTCATCGGCCCGCAGGCCATCGGTCAGGCCATGCTCTTCAACCAGCACCCGACCGGCGAAATGACCGCCGCCGAGCGCATCGGGGCCCTGATGGGGCCGGGCGGCGTGAGCGACTGCGGCAATTCGCAGAACTGCGTCAAGGCCTGCCCGAAGTCGGTGCCGCTGACGTGGGCGATCGGCAAGGCGGGGCGGGATGCGACGCTGCATGCACTGCGAAGCTTCTTCATGAAGTAG
- a CDS encoding KAP family P-loop domain protein, producing MSNGTPFDAQQASILAGQVFQPRTPISTRELFAGRWNQLQAVADAVGEIGLHVVIYGERGVGKTSLANVIRPVLHVFDRPPSEDAAAPPAETRLVVKINAHQTDGFATVWKRALDEISISEETPVLGFSRRASEKQLVLLREAWSVPDEPGIDDVRRALAGLPDSVFIIDEFDRIQRSAADQFTDLIKALSDFQTPVTMVIVGVADTVEGLIENHESIGRALVQIPMPRMEPKELREILTKAQEKLPILFEPRSIDRIVRMSLGLPHYTHLVGLLAVRRACKRSSSVIQPDDVTDALSDATSQAEQTLISQYAHATRSAHRDALYEEVLLACAVTASANTDALGYFQPSSVVEPLQAVLPEKKRVEIATFNRHLADFCDEKRSAILQRTGQERAYRYRFRNPLLPPYVIIKGIAEKILTVEQLEALTAAQ from the coding sequence ATGAGCAACGGTACCCCATTTGACGCGCAGCAGGCCTCCATACTTGCAGGCCAGGTGTTTCAGCCACGGACGCCCATCAGCACGCGCGAACTGTTCGCCGGTCGATGGAATCAGCTCCAAGCCGTCGCGGACGCGGTCGGCGAGATTGGACTTCACGTCGTAATCTACGGCGAACGTGGCGTAGGAAAGACGTCCCTTGCAAACGTGATTCGCCCAGTGCTGCACGTTTTCGATCGTCCACCGTCTGAGGATGCGGCGGCGCCGCCAGCCGAGACTCGACTCGTGGTCAAAATAAACGCTCACCAAACGGACGGATTCGCGACCGTGTGGAAGCGGGCGCTTGACGAAATCTCAATCTCAGAAGAAACACCCGTTCTCGGCTTCAGCCGCAGGGCAAGTGAGAAACAGCTTGTCCTTCTGCGCGAGGCGTGGTCGGTTCCTGACGAACCCGGGATCGACGACGTGCGCCGGGCGTTGGCCGGGCTTCCGGATTCCGTGTTCATCATAGATGAGTTCGACCGCATCCAGCGCAGCGCCGCGGATCAGTTCACCGATCTGATCAAGGCACTGTCGGATTTCCAAACTCCGGTCACGATGGTCATCGTCGGCGTCGCGGACACTGTCGAAGGTCTGATAGAGAACCACGAGTCCATCGGGCGGGCGCTTGTTCAGATTCCCATGCCGAGGATGGAGCCCAAAGAGCTGCGCGAGATTCTCACGAAGGCCCAGGAGAAGCTGCCGATCTTGTTCGAGCCGCGTTCGATCGACCGGATCGTGAGAATGTCGCTCGGGCTGCCACACTACACCCATCTTGTCGGGCTTCTCGCCGTGCGACGCGCTTGCAAACGGTCGTCTAGCGTCATACAACCGGACGACGTGACCGACGCGCTGTCGGACGCGACCAGTCAGGCCGAGCAAACGCTCATCTCGCAATATGCACACGCGACGCGCAGTGCGCATCGGGACGCACTTTATGAGGAAGTGTTGCTCGCGTGCGCTGTTACGGCGTCCGCGAATACCGACGCGTTGGGGTACTTCCAGCCGTCGAGCGTTGTCGAGCCGCTTCAAGCTGTTCTCCCGGAAAAAAAGCGAGTTGAGATTGCGACGTTTAACCGGCACCTGGCCGACTTCTGCGATGAAAAGCGGTCCGCGATCCTGCAACGGACCGGACAGGAGCGAGCGTATCGCTATCGCTTCCGAAATCCACTCCTTCCGCCGTACGTCATCATCAAGGGAATCGCCGAGAAGATACTGACGGTCGAGCAACTTGAGGCGCTCACCGCGGCTCAGTAG
- the frdA gene encoding Fumarate reductase flavoprotein subunit — MANQRVVIIGGGLAGLAAAMKLAEDEIAVDLISMVPVKRSHSVCAQGGINCCNKFTRAQGDNEWNHFEDTVYGGEFLNNQPPVKEMCEWAPKIVDLLDRLGVPFNRSDEGNLATRRFGGTLFKRTVYAGASTGQQLLYALDEQVRRFEAEGRIAKYEYWEFLGPMLDDKGVCRGCVAQDMFSLEIRAFPADAVVLATGGCGLIFGKSTMSMVCTGGANARAYLAGAIYANGEFVQVHPTAIPGADKLRLISEGARGEGGRVWVPRKPSDTRHPNQIPENERRYFLEEKYPTYKNLVPRDIATREIFAICRDGFSVDRSSYAVYLDLTERTTGIHRDVLHKKLGNILEIYEKFVGVDPLDEPMKIFPAVHYSMGGLWVDYETNDRTGGLRLDSPRNGQTNVPGLYAIGEADYQYHGANRLGANSLLSCIFAGLICGPALRSHLKNLPAGGVDKLPASFFEQQVGRHRQSLDALLSRQGTENPYRIHRELGELMTRNVTVVRHNAELQSTLDEVAKLHDRWQRSALSDRSNWTNQNLSFTRALGDMLLLARVIVLGALRRDECRGAHYKPQFEIAAPTASEPTELKRQAQEWCARYHQQNESWLKTTLARHTPDGPVLSYEPVECNLIPPRPRTYGVKGAEIIERIWNESYSGRRGSAAKREAAAVG; from the coding sequence ATGGCTAATCAGCGCGTCGTCATCATCGGCGGCGGACTCGCCGGCCTGGCCGCCGCCATGAAACTCGCCGAAGACGAGATCGCCGTCGATCTCATCAGCATGGTGCCCGTCAAGCGCAGCCACAGCGTCTGCGCCCAAGGCGGCATCAACTGCTGCAACAAGTTCACGCGGGCGCAGGGCGACAACGAGTGGAACCACTTCGAGGACACCGTCTACGGCGGCGAATTCCTGAACAACCAGCCGCCGGTGAAAGAGATGTGCGAGTGGGCCCCCAAGATCGTCGATCTGCTCGATCGGTTGGGCGTTCCGTTCAACCGCTCGGACGAGGGCAATCTCGCGACGCGGCGCTTCGGCGGCACGCTCTTCAAGCGCACGGTCTACGCCGGCGCATCGACCGGCCAGCAGCTTCTCTACGCGCTGGATGAGCAGGTGCGGCGCTTTGAGGCCGAGGGGCGCATCGCGAAATACGAATACTGGGAATTCCTCGGCCCGATGCTCGACGACAAGGGCGTCTGCCGCGGCTGCGTGGCGCAGGACATGTTCTCCCTGGAGATTCGGGCCTTCCCGGCGGATGCCGTCGTGCTCGCAACCGGCGGGTGCGGCCTGATCTTCGGCAAGTCAACCATGTCGATGGTCTGCACCGGCGGCGCCAACGCCCGCGCCTATCTGGCCGGGGCGATCTACGCCAACGGCGAATTCGTGCAGGTGCATCCGACCGCGATCCCCGGGGCCGACAAGCTGCGGCTCATCAGCGAGGGCGCTCGCGGCGAGGGCGGCCGCGTCTGGGTGCCGCGAAAACCCAGCGACACACGCCACCCAAACCAGATTCCGGAAAACGAGCGACGGTACTTTCTCGAAGAGAAGTACCCCACCTACAAAAACCTCGTTCCTCGCGACATCGCGACGCGAGAGATATTCGCGATCTGCCGCGACGGGTTCAGCGTCGATCGCAGCAGCTACGCCGTCTATCTCGATCTGACCGAGCGCACGACCGGCATTCACCGCGACGTGTTGCACAAGAAGCTGGGCAACATCCTGGAGATTTACGAGAAGTTCGTGGGCGTCGATCCGCTCGACGAGCCGATGAAAATCTTCCCCGCCGTCCATTACAGCATGGGCGGGCTGTGGGTCGATTACGAAACGAACGACCGCACTGGCGGCCTGCGGCTGGATTCTCCGCGAAACGGGCAGACGAACGTGCCGGGGCTGTATGCGATCGGCGAGGCGGATTACCAGTACCACGGCGCGAACCGGCTGGGGGCCAACTCGCTGCTCTCGTGCATCTTCGCCGGGCTGATCTGCGGCCCGGCGCTGCGGAGTCATCTGAAGAATCTCCCGGCCGGCGGTGTGGACAAGCTGCCGGCGTCATTCTTCGAGCAGCAGGTCGGGCGGCATCGTCAGAGTCTCGACGCGTTGCTGTCGCGGCAGGGAACGGAGAATCCGTATCGGATTCACCGCGAACTGGGTGAGCTGATGACGCGGAACGTGACCGTCGTGCGGCACAATGCCGAGCTGCAAAGCACGCTCGACGAGGTGGCCAAGCTGCACGATCGCTGGCAGCGCTCGGCTTTGTCGGATCGCAGTAACTGGACCAATCAGAATCTCAGCTTCACGCGGGCGCTGGGCGACATGCTGCTGCTGGCGCGGGTGATCGTCCTCGGCGCGTTGCGGCGCGACGAGTGCCGCGGGGCGCACTACAAGCCGCAGTTTGAAATCGCCGCCCCGACCGCCTCCGAGCCGACTGAGTTGAAGCGCCAGGCGCAGGAGTGGTGCGCCCGCTACCATCAGCAGAACGAAAGCTGGCTCAAGACGACGCTCGCCCGGCACACGCCCGATGGTCCGGTGCTTTCGTACGAGCCGGTCGAGTGCAACCTGATCCCCCCGCGGCCGCGGACTTATGGCGTGAAGGGGGCGGAGATTATTGAGCGGATTTGGAACGAGTCGTACTCGGGCCGGCGCGGCTCGGCGGCGAAGCGCGAAGCGGCGGCGGTGGGTTGA
- the sdhC gene encoding Succinate dehydrogenase cytochrome b558 subunit — translation MPDIAEHWLRRNHFLLRRLHSLTGIIPVGVFLVNHLYTNSLAWLSPARFDEHVLWLGSLPYLIFVETLGIFAPLAFHAGYGVVIARTGQANVREYAYVDNWRYTLQRVTGWIALAFILIHLGHYRFAHWFGGTEFQHAVGAGASPFAITRSGMFGGMGATLWFGLYGIGLIASVFHLANGVCTFCITWGITVGMQSRRAVSAVAGALGLLLVTWGFLSLYGLGTRNAPPKSDGKAHAASAWRGEVSHG, via the coding sequence GTGCCCGACATCGCTGAGCACTGGCTCCGCAGAAATCACTTTCTGCTGCGGCGGCTGCATTCACTGACCGGTATCATCCCGGTCGGCGTCTTTCTGGTGAATCACCTGTACACGAACTCGCTGGCGTGGCTTTCGCCGGCGAGATTCGACGAACACGTTCTGTGGCTGGGCAGCCTGCCCTACCTGATCTTCGTCGAGACGCTGGGCATCTTTGCCCCGCTGGCGTTTCACGCTGGCTACGGCGTCGTCATCGCCCGCACCGGGCAGGCCAACGTGCGCGAGTACGCGTACGTCGATAATTGGCGCTACACGCTGCAGCGCGTCACGGGATGGATCGCGCTCGCCTTCATTCTGATTCACCTCGGGCACTACCGCTTCGCCCACTGGTTCGGCGGGACCGAGTTTCAGCACGCGGTCGGCGCCGGCGCGTCGCCTTTCGCGATAACCAGGAGCGGCATGTTCGGCGGGATGGGCGCGACCCTGTGGTTCGGGCTGTACGGCATTGGGCTGATCGCCAGCGTGTTTCACCTGGCCAATGGCGTGTGCACGTTCTGCATCACCTGGGGCATCACGGTCGGCATGCAGTCGCGCCGGGCCGTCTCGGCGGTTGCCGGGGCGCTCGGGCTGCTGCTGGTGACGTGGGGATTCCTGTCCCTGTACGGATTGGGCACGCGAAACGCGCCGCCGAAATCAGATGGAAAGGCACACGCGGCAAGCGCGTGGCGCGGGGAGGTGTCGCATGGCTAA
- the yfgF gene encoding Cyclic di-GMP phosphodiesterase YfgF, with the protein MALVPAVCQNRPVPAPTGESIVLLARNLQSGYPELLAAADRLGWEHFPALGALRLPVDSARREASLGELYSLLNSLIDAARLGRLRATWARADIPLELQLPQLLHAAELTSILGPPSANLMEMLRGGGLRTWLQPIVRRSDLALWGYECLLRGRTARGELVGAGQILAWARQSRRSSTLDRLSREAHVRNAACTVLGSQANLLINFSPASIADPRTCLASTINAVTRRGIRPQQVIFEVVETEQLNERGHLRRIVDFLRAGGFRVALDDIGSGYNGLTRLAELQPDVIKIDRGLVASSVTSALSQNVCEALVDLGRKSGALVLAEGVETAAERQRMELLGVDLFQGFLFGKPAPVGEQRSHRGALPGALHPLRIHGRTAGPPDSCRT; encoded by the coding sequence ATGGCCCTGGTTCCCGCAGTTTGCCAGAATCGCCCGGTTCCCGCCCCGACGGGTGAGAGCATCGTGCTCCTGGCTCGAAATCTGCAGAGCGGCTATCCCGAGCTGCTGGCCGCCGCCGACCGCCTGGGCTGGGAGCATTTCCCGGCGCTGGGCGCACTGCGGCTGCCGGTCGATTCCGCGCGGCGGGAAGCCAGCCTGGGTGAGCTGTATTCGCTCCTCAACAGCCTGATCGATGCGGCGCGACTCGGACGGCTGCGGGCGACCTGGGCGCGGGCCGATATTCCGTTGGAACTCCAACTGCCGCAGCTTCTGCATGCGGCTGAACTCACGTCAATTCTCGGGCCGCCTAGCGCCAATCTGATGGAGATGCTCCGCGGCGGCGGCCTGCGGACGTGGCTGCAGCCGATCGTCCGCCGCTCGGATCTCGCGTTGTGGGGATACGAATGCCTGCTGCGCGGACGAACGGCCCGCGGGGAGCTGGTCGGCGCGGGACAGATTCTGGCGTGGGCGCGGCAGTCGCGGCGAAGTTCGACGCTTGACCGCCTGAGCCGCGAGGCGCACGTGCGCAACGCGGCCTGCACGGTGCTGGGTTCGCAGGCGAATCTGCTCATCAACTTCTCGCCCGCGTCCATCGCCGATCCGCGCACCTGCCTGGCGTCCACGATCAACGCGGTGACCCGCCGCGGAATCCGGCCGCAGCAGGTGATCTTCGAAGTCGTGGAGACCGAGCAGCTCAACGAGCGCGGCCACCTGCGGCGCATCGTCGATTTCCTGCGAGCCGGCGGTTTCCGCGTGGCGCTCGACGACATCGGGTCGGGCTACAACGGACTGACCCGGCTGGCCGAGCTGCAGCCGGACGTGATCAAGATCGATCGCGGGCTGGTGGCATCGTCAGTGACGAGCGCTCTATCTCAGAACGTCTGCGAGGCGCTGGTCGATCTGGGCCGCAAGTCGGGGGCGCTGGTGCTGGCGGAGGGCGTCGAAACCGCGGCGGAGCGGCAGCGCATGGAGCTGCTGGGAGTTGATCTTTTTCAGGGGTTTCTGTTCGGAAAACCGGCGCCGGTCGGCGAGCAGCGGAGCCACCGGGGGGCGCTGCCAGGGGCGCTGCATCCCCTGCGAATTCACGGCAGAACCGCCGGGCCGCCGGACTCGTGTCGTACGTGA
- a CDS encoding putative epimerase/dehydratase → MRKPVILITGANGEIGHGLIDYFADHPDHDIVALDLKLIDEPLRPACLGAIAGDILDRNLLQRLVSEYEIHAIYHLAALLSTRAEYTPDTAHRVNVEGTLNLLQLAHEQSRWHGNPVKFLFPSSIAAYGLPDPKAKAAAGKVRETEYNFPTTMYGCNKLYCEQLGRYYTFFFRQLAAERASSGVDFRALRFPGLISAFTMPTGGTSDYAPEMIHAAAAGKPYACFVSEEARLPFMAMPDAIRALVTLAAAPAERLTQRTYNIGAFSVCAGEFRDSVGKAFPDAKITFRVDAQRAAIVDTWPADVDDTPARRDWGWAPQYNFDRAMREYLIPNIARRYRDVDLPGGQVRV, encoded by the coding sequence GTGCGGAAACCTGTCATTCTGATCACCGGGGCCAATGGCGAGATCGGCCACGGACTGATCGATTACTTCGCCGACCATCCGGATCACGACATCGTCGCCCTGGACCTGAAGCTGATCGACGAACCGTTGCGGCCGGCGTGCCTGGGCGCGATCGCCGGCGACATTCTCGACCGGAATCTCCTGCAACGACTGGTCAGCGAGTATGAGATCCACGCGATCTACCATCTCGCGGCGCTGCTCAGCACACGGGCCGAGTACACGCCGGACACCGCCCACCGCGTGAACGTCGAGGGCACGCTGAACCTGCTGCAACTGGCGCACGAACAGTCGCGCTGGCACGGCAACCCGGTCAAGTTCCTGTTCCCCAGCTCGATCGCCGCCTACGGCCTGCCCGACCCGAAGGCCAAGGCCGCCGCCGGCAAGGTGCGCGAGACGGAGTACAACTTTCCCACCACGATGTACGGCTGCAACAAGCTCTACTGCGAGCAGCTCGGCCGCTACTACACATTCTTCTTCCGGCAGCTTGCGGCCGAGCGGGCGTCGAGCGGCGTCGATTTTCGGGCGCTGCGGTTCCCCGGGCTGATCAGCGCCTTCACCATGCCCACCGGCGGTACGAGCGATTATGCACCGGAGATGATCCACGCCGCCGCGGCCGGCAAGCCCTACGCCTGCTTTGTCTCCGAGGAGGCCCGGCTGCCGTTCATGGCGATGCCGGATGCGATCCGGGCGCTGGTGACGCTGGCGGCGGCGCCGGCGGAGCGGCTGACGCAGCGCACATACAATATCGGTGCCTTCAGCGTCTGCGCCGGTGAGTTTCGCGACAGCGTTGGCAAGGCGTTTCCGGACGCAAAGATCACCTTCCGCGTCGACGCGCAGCGGGCGGCGATCGTCGATACCTGGCCGGCGGACGTGGACGACACGCCGGCGCGGCGCGACTGGGGCTGGGCGCCGCAGTACAACTTTGATCGGGCGATGCGCGAGTACCTGATTCCGAACATCGCACGGCGCTATCGCGACGTGGATCTGCCCGGCGGACAGGTGCGCGTCTGA
- the fliC_2 gene encoding B-type flagellin, protein MSRINTNLPSLVAQRTFNMQNDKLTQSLVRLSTGLRINTGKDDPAGLIASEALRAEKVATQAAITNVSRANNVISVAEAGLVETSKLLKELEDLIDRSANEAGISEDERNANQLQIDSILESINRIANSTEFQGRKLLSGDLAYTTSSVSSTDISNVTVTAAKLPNGGYRSVVVEVTASAQLAGLTYTGQTVASAVTIEVAGRLGTDTFSFAAGTAISAIANAINQSTSVTGVSATAATSSIDFNSTGYGTSQFVSVRALNGTFTVTGGDAGSTKDYGENATVLINGSSAITDGLRASTRSSSLSLDIDLASTFGTALGSTTFEIVGGGADFMIAPEVSQAGLASIGISSVSTGVLGNGTDGVLASLATGQSNQLSAGNYAAAQRILRDAQDQISFLQGRLGAFQKDTLETTSNALKVTFENLAAAESVIRDADFAEETASLTRQQILVQSSTNVLRLANQTPQSVLALLQ, encoded by the coding sequence ATGAGTCGTATCAACACCAATCTGCCGTCGCTCGTTGCTCAGCGAACGTTCAACATGCAGAACGACAAGCTGACGCAGTCTCTGGTCAGGCTCTCCACCGGCCTGCGCATCAATACCGGCAAAGACGACCCCGCCGGACTGATCGCGTCTGAAGCGCTGCGCGCCGAAAAGGTCGCCACGCAGGCGGCAATCACCAACGTGTCGCGTGCCAACAACGTCATCTCGGTCGCCGAGGCCGGCCTGGTCGAAACGAGCAAGCTCCTCAAGGAGCTCGAAGACCTGATCGATCGCAGCGCCAACGAGGCCGGCATCAGCGAAGATGAGCGTAATGCGAATCAGCTCCAGATCGATTCGATCCTGGAGTCGATCAACCGCATCGCCAACTCAACCGAGTTCCAGGGGCGCAAGCTGCTCTCCGGCGACCTGGCCTATACCACCTCCAGCGTCTCCAGCACGGATATCAGCAACGTCACCGTCACCGCCGCCAAGCTGCCCAACGGCGGCTACCGCTCGGTGGTGGTCGAAGTCACCGCGTCGGCCCAGCTCGCCGGACTGACGTACACCGGCCAGACGGTCGCCAGCGCCGTGACGATTGAAGTCGCCGGCCGCCTCGGCACCGACACCTTCAGCTTTGCCGCCGGAACCGCAATCTCGGCCATCGCCAACGCAATCAACCAGAGCACGTCCGTCACGGGCGTTTCGGCCACCGCCGCGACCAGCTCAATCGACTTCAACAGCACCGGCTACGGGACTTCGCAGTTCGTCTCCGTGCGAGCCCTGAACGGCACGTTCACCGTGACGGGCGGCGACGCCGGTTCGACCAAGGACTACGGCGAGAACGCGACCGTGCTGATCAACGGCTCGTCCGCCATCACCGACGGCCTGCGCGCCAGCACCCGCTCCAGCTCGCTCAGCCTCGACATCGACCTGGCATCCACCTTCGGCACGGCGCTCGGATCGACGACGTTCGAGATCGTGGGCGGCGGCGCGGACTTCATGATCGCCCCCGAAGTCTCTCAGGCCGGACTGGCCAGCATCGGAATCTCGTCGGTTTCCACCGGCGTGCTGGGCAACGGCACGGACGGCGTCCTCGCGTCGCTGGCGACCGGCCAGTCCAACCAGCTCAGCGCCGGAAACTACGCGGCAGCGCAGCGGATTCTCCGCGACGCGCAGGACCAGATTTCCTTCCTCCAGGGCCGGCTCGGCGCGTTCCAGAAGGACACGCTGGAAACCACGTCAAACGCCCTGAAGGTGACGTTTGAGAACCTGGCGGCGGCCGAGAGCGTTATCCGCGACGCCGACTTCGCCGAAGAGACCGCCTCCCTCACGCGGCAACAGATCCTGGTGCAGTCGTCAACCAACGTTCTGCGTCTGGCCAACCAGACGCCGCAGAGTGTGTTGGCGCTGCTCCAGTAG
- the hrp1_1 gene encoding Hypoxic response protein 1 — protein MNVLSYATREVVTVAPRDSLDKAIVLMEERGIHHLPVCLENRVVGMLSDRDVLLSTGWMLSAERASGEGVAPITVGPTRIEQIMARSVISLSNSAAAIDAARIFVDRKIGALPILHGSQLVGMVTDADLLRWLLDLGVGGNACDTLLGKPVSELMRARVMCVAPSDTIADVIDLFRQYRIRHVPVVVEQQLMGIISNRDVRRALGWSNVREMQADNEGRLIEPPHTAVEIMKPATYTATPQQPLREALKQLLEARVHSLPVNSDGRLVGILTHTDFLKAIVRDELL, from the coding sequence ATGAACGTTCTTAGCTACGCGACGCGCGAGGTGGTCACGGTGGCGCCGCGCGACTCGCTCGACAAGGCGATCGTCCTGATGGAGGAGCGCGGCATCCACCACTTGCCGGTCTGCCTGGAGAATCGCGTGGTCGGCATGCTCTCCGACCGCGATGTGTTGCTTTCGACCGGCTGGATGCTGTCGGCCGAACGCGCCAGCGGCGAGGGGGTCGCCCCGATCACCGTCGGCCCGACGCGGATTGAACAGATCATGGCGCGGTCGGTCATCTCGCTCAGCAACAGCGCCGCCGCCATCGACGCCGCGCGGATATTCGTGGATCGCAAGATCGGCGCGCTGCCGATTCTGCACGGCTCGCAACTGGTCGGCATGGTGACCGACGCCGACCTGCTCCGCTGGCTGCTCGACCTGGGCGTAGGCGGCAACGCCTGTGACACCCTCCTCGGCAAGCCGGTCAGCGAGCTGATGCGGGCACGCGTCATGTGCGTGGCGCCCAGCGACACCATCGCCGACGTGATCGACCTGTTCCGCCAGTACCGCATCCGCCACGTGCCGGTCGTCGTCGAGCAGCAGCTCATGGGGATCATTTCCAACCGCGACGTCCGGCGAGCGCTGGGCTGGTCGAACGTCCGCGAGATGCAGGCGGACAACGAAGGCCGCCTGATCGAGCCGCCGCACACGGCGGTTGAGATCATGAAGCCGGCCACGTACACGGCGACGCCGCAACAGCCGTTGCGCGAGGCGTTGAAGCAGTTGCTGGAAGCGCGCGTGCACTCATTGCCGGTGAATTCGGACGGCCGGCTGGTGGGCATTCTGACGCACACGGATTTTCTGAAAGCGATCGTGCGGGACGAGTTGCTATAG
- a CDS encoding YbaK / prolyl-tRNA synthetases associated domain protein, whose translation MKLEALLRDRGIRFDKHTHPAAFTAQRLAQVEHVSGYVVAKPVVVKGAAGYAMCVLPAARRLDLQEVTKVLHDPTVRLATEQEMTQLFPECELGAEPPVGSLFGMKTIADRQLEEDEYLEMQAGTHYESVRFRRDDWERLCQPTVAPIARAT comes from the coding sequence ATGAAACTCGAGGCACTGCTCCGCGACCGCGGGATCCGGTTCGACAAGCACACGCACCCGGCGGCATTCACCGCGCAACGTCTGGCGCAGGTCGAACACGTCTCGGGCTACGTCGTCGCCAAGCCGGTGGTGGTGAAGGGCGCCGCGGGATATGCCATGTGCGTCCTTCCGGCGGCCCGGCGGCTTGATCTGCAGGAGGTGACGAAGGTGCTGCACGATCCGACGGTGCGATTGGCCACCGAGCAGGAAATGACGCAGCTCTTTCCCGAGTGCGAACTGGGCGCCGAGCCGCCAGTGGGTTCGCTGTTCGGAATGAAAACCATCGCCGACCGGCAACTGGAGGAAGACGAGTACCTTGAGATGCAGGCCGGAACGCACTACGAATCGGTCCGCTTTCGCCGCGACGACTGGGAGAGGCTGTGCCAGCCGACGGTGGCGCCGATCGCCCGCGCGACCTGA
- a CDS encoding DNA utilization protein GntX, which translates to MRTPVSTLGLLARAGRTLLDVAVPQLCVGCQAWVGDSGGICGACREAIGAAAATPYCPRCGRSAQPLSITPDGCRRCMSEPFWNIVEAVRVGPYEEPLRAIVLGLKYRGLERNAEILADWLAEAMLARPWTGTLDLLAPVPMHLRRRVQRPGNHALMLAAALESRLRRAGCRLRLTRAVRRHVYAPSQTTLTSRTRRFENVRECFAPRWWPPVNLRGKTVCIVDNLLTTGATIHEVSKVLRRAGAATIYAAVVARSVAPGDVQAHSAAV; encoded by the coding sequence GTGCGTACACCCGTCTCCACGTTGGGCCTGCTCGCGCGGGCCGGCCGTACGCTGCTCGACGTCGCCGTTCCGCAGTTGTGCGTCGGCTGCCAGGCATGGGTCGGCGATAGCGGGGGCATATGCGGCGCCTGCCGCGAGGCCATCGGCGCCGCTGCCGCGACGCCCTACTGCCCGCGCTGCGGGAGGTCCGCCCAGCCATTGTCGATCACGCCCGACGGTTGCCGGCGCTGCATGTCCGAGCCGTTCTGGAATATTGTCGAGGCGGTGCGCGTGGGGCCCTACGAGGAGCCGCTGCGGGCGATCGTGCTTGGGCTGAAGTACCGCGGTCTGGAACGCAACGCGGAAATTCTGGCGGACTGGCTCGCTGAGGCGATGCTCGCGCGACCCTGGACAGGCACACTGGACCTTCTGGCGCCCGTGCCGATGCACCTGCGGCGCCGCGTGCAGCGGCCCGGAAATCACGCGCTGATGCTGGCGGCGGCGCTGGAGTCGCGGCTGCGTCGCGCCGGCTGCCGGCTGCGACTGACGCGGGCCGTGCGGCGGCACGTCTACGCCCCGAGCCAGACCACGCTCACCTCGCGCACCAGGCGGTTCGAAAACGTCCGGGAGTGTTTTGCCCCGCGATGGTGGCCGCCGGTGAACCTGCGCGGCAAGACCGTGTGCATCGTCGACAACCTGCTGACGACCGGCGCCACGATTCACGAAGTGTCGAAGGTGCTGCGCCGCGCAGGAGCGGCGACGATCTACGCCGCCGTCGTCGCCCGCAGCGTGGCGCCCGGCGACGTGCAGGCGCACAGCGCGGCGGTCTAG